A section of the Sebastes fasciatus isolate fSebFas1 chromosome 5, fSebFas1.pri, whole genome shotgun sequence genome encodes:
- the LOC141767516 gene encoding uncharacterized protein LOC141767516 has translation MPFHLGEEEMVVPSFRVAKVSSSFSFRVAKVNSSPCVATVLQQQMAAQPEVAWNSGLFDCFEDCATCCYGYWCCPCLACTVSERFGENRCLPLCDICTPAITAAFGVPLFVPPAAVSLRAAMRNRYGIEGSICEDIAISCFCTVCSWCQMHRELKHRKKAPTVINVVQTQPAPVTLMQPAPVMFIQPTPVMMAPPVFHTQTHFVSH, from the exons ATGCCATTCCATTTAGGAGAAGAAGAAATGGTGGTTCCCAG CTTCAGAGTCGCCAAGGTGTCTAGCTCCTTCAG cTTCAGAGTCGCCAAG GTCAATAGTTCACCGTGTGTGGCTacagttttacaacaacaaATGGCAGCCCAACCCGAGGTAGCCTGGAACAGTGGTCTCTTTGACTGCTTTGAAGACTGTGCTACTT GTTGCTATGGTTACTGGTGCTGCCCTTGCCTCGCCTGCACTGTTTCAGAACGGTTTGGAGAGAATCGTTGTCTACCATTATGTGACATATGCACCCCCGCCATAACAGCAGCCTTTGGGGTACCTCTGTTTGTGCCTCCTGCAGCCGTGTCTCTCAGGGCTGCCATGCGAAACAGATATGGTATCGAG GGTTCTATTTGTGAGGACATCGCAATTTCCTGTTTCTGCACTGTTTGCTCTTGGTGTCAGATGCATCGGGAGTTAAAACATCGCAAAAAAGCTCCCACTGTCATCAATGTGGTGCAAACGCAGCCTGCTCCAGTAACGTTAATGCAGCCTGCTCCAGTAATGTTCATACAGCCAACTCCAGTGATGATGGCTCCTCCTGTATTCCATACCCAGACTCATTTTGTGAGTCACTAG